Proteins encoded together in one Monomorium pharaonis isolate MP-MQ-018 chromosome 8, ASM1337386v2, whole genome shotgun sequence window:
- the LOC105837127 gene encoding uncharacterized protein LOC105837127 has product MCIVINDKLKGLLEQIKIDWKCARSQDEINIMQINTTNVKKATKMFLVYILVSLNIYMLINFMPQILDVFMPLNESRPWRHPIQIELFLDDERYFYTVRLLQYIGTTYTAVFLFANGTMFIINTQHASGMLAILGHRAEQLFNDKQKLFKSQFNWEKDYKNISIFVEDHRSTLQFVAIIQSCYSLKMFLEFFNLMFLLGTTLVQIIKFKQSERLRAIFYVCAQIIYMFMCSYMGQQLIDKGTQLFMKIYFSRWHSTVVWKQRMIIFIMLKCMRMITINMYNTFIISLQTVSGVSKKEINIKLNL; this is encoded by the exons ATGTGTATAGTAATTAACGACAAA CTAAAGGGTTTATTGGAACAAATTAAAATCGACTGGAAATGCGCGAGATCTCAAGATGAGATTAAcattatgcaaataaatacgACAAACGTGAAGAAAgcgacaaaaatgtttttgg TTTACATATTAGTGAGTCTAAATATATACATGCTTATCAACTTCATGCCTCAAATTCTCGATGTATTTATGCCGCTGAATGAATCTCGTCCATGGAGGCATCCGATTCAGATCGAACTTTTCCTCGATGAcgaaagatatttttacacTGTCAGACTTTTACAGTATATTGGTACGACGTACACAGCGGTATTTCTTTTTGCCAACGGTACTATGTTCATCATTAATACGCAGCATGCCAGTGGAATGCTTGCTATACTGGg GCATCGTGCAGAGCAGTTATTCAATGATAAGCAAAAGTTGTTCAAAAGCCAATTCAACTGGGAAaaggattataaaaatataagtatttttgtCGAAGATCACCGTAGCACTTTACA GTTTGTGGCCATTATTCAATCGTGTTACAGTCTGAAGATgtttcttgaatttttcaatttaatgtttCTGTTAGGCACCACACTGGTACAA ataattaaattcaaacaaTCGGAGCGACTTAGAGCCATATTTTATGTCTGTgcacaaataatttacatgtttATGTGCAGCTATATGGGCCAACAATTAATTGATAAGGGCACACAACTGTTCATGAAAAT atatttttcaagATGGCACAGTACAGTTGTATGGAAACAAAggatgataatatttattatgttaaaatgtatgcGTATGATTACCATTAACATGTACAATACTTTCATTATAAGTTTACAGACTGTTTCGGGGGTaagcaaaaaagaaattaatattaaattaaatttataa
- the LOC105832576 gene encoding odorant receptor 7a, which yields MRIAINDKLKGLLEQIKIDWKCARSQDEINIMQTNATNGKKATKMFLVYMFLGISMYMLTTLTPQILDLFMPLNESRPREHPFHAEFFLNDERDFYIIRCIMYFGILFILGVIIANNTIFVIYTQHASGMFTILGHRAEQLFNDKRELSKSRFNWEKDYKNIAIFVEDHRNILQFVDIIQSCYGMNIFLEFFGLLLLLGTTMVQVIKFNQLKMSDRIRSILYICGQIIYMFMYSYMGQQLIDKSTQLSMKIYSSRWHSTVVWKQKMMIFIMLKCMHTITINAYNIFILSLESFSAVSKKEINIKLTLCCTV from the exons ATGCGTATAGCAATCAACGACAAA CTAAAGGGTTTATTGGAACAAATTAAAATCGACTGGAAATGCGCGAGATCTCAAGATGAGATTAACATTATGCAAACAAATGCGACAAACGGGAAGAAAGCGACGAAAATGTTTTTGg TTTACATGTTCTTAGGTATAAGTATGTATATGCTTACCACGTTAACCCCTCAAATTCTGGATTTATTTATGCCGCTGAACGAATCTCGTCCGAGGGAGCATCCGTTCCATGCCGAATTTTTCCTCAATGATGaaagagatttttatattatcagatgtataatgtattttgGTATCCTGTTCATATTGGGAGTGATTATTGCCAATAACactatatttgttatttatacgCAGCATGCAAGTGGAATGTTTACTATACTGGG ACATCGTGCAGAGCAGTTATTCAACGACAAACGAGAGTTATCCAAGAGCCGATTTAACTgggaaaaagattataaaaatattgctatTTTTGTCGAAGATCATCGCAACATTTTACA GTTTGTGGATATTATTCAATCGTGTTACGGTATGAACATCTTTCTTGAATTTTTCGGTTTATTGCTCTTGTTAGGCACCACAATGGTACAA gtaattaaattcaatcaattaaaaatgtcgGACCGAATTAGATCCATATTGTACATCTGTggacaaataatttacatgttCATGTATAGTTATATGGGCCAACAATTAATTGACAAGAGTACACAACTGTCCATGAAAAT ATATTCTTCAAGATGGCACAGTACAGTTGTATGGAAACAAAAGAtgatgatatttattatgttaaaatgtatgcATACGATTACCATTAACgcgtacaatatttttattctaagtTTAGAGAGTTTTTCGGCGGTaagcaaaaaagaaattaatattaaattaacccTTTGTTGCACAGTATGA